One window from the genome of Armatimonadota bacterium encodes:
- the ribA gene encoding GTP cyclohydrolase II encodes MIATIQEALQDLKNGKMVIVVDDPGRENEGDLIMLGEHTTAEDMNFMIKEGRGVPFISTTPERLDQLGIPMMTKANTARLGTAMAETVDAIEGTTTGVSAGDRAKTVAVLCDEKALPGDLMRPGHMLVLRAEPGGVLRRAGHTEASVDLARLCGSVPVGVGVEIIGDDGEMLRLGGGLEDYALKHGLKIITIEDLIAYRRRTETLIERKAGPIEFPTKYGTFTIYAYETEVEPEPFIAIVKGEITPEPVLVRVHSSCLTGDILGSLRCDCGDQLAAALQMIESAGSGVVLYIAQEGRGIGIVNKLRAYELQDGGLDTVEANEALGFKPDQRDYGLGSQVLYDLGVRKMRLMSNNPAKRAGLQGFGLEIVETVPLITPPTEHSEKYIETKRDKMGHMIP; translated from the coding sequence ATGATCGCCACGATCCAAGAAGCCCTGCAAGACCTGAAAAACGGAAAAATGGTGATCGTCGTCGACGACCCTGGCCGCGAAAACGAAGGCGACCTGATCATGTTGGGCGAACACACGACCGCCGAAGACATGAATTTCATGATTAAAGAAGGGCGCGGCGTGCCGTTCATCAGCACAACCCCCGAGCGGCTGGATCAACTCGGCATCCCCATGATGACCAAGGCCAACACCGCCCGGCTCGGCACCGCTATGGCCGAAACGGTGGACGCCATCGAAGGCACAACCACAGGAGTCAGCGCCGGCGACCGCGCCAAAACCGTAGCCGTGCTTTGCGACGAAAAAGCCTTGCCCGGCGACCTGATGCGCCCGGGGCACATGCTGGTTTTGCGCGCCGAACCCGGAGGAGTACTCCGCCGCGCCGGACACACGGAAGCCTCGGTTGACCTGGCTCGGCTCTGCGGATCGGTGCCCGTTGGCGTCGGCGTCGAAATCATCGGCGATGACGGGGAGATGCTCCGCCTGGGCGGGGGTCTGGAAGACTATGCCCTGAAACATGGCCTGAAGATCATCACGATCGAAGACCTCATTGCCTACCGCCGACGCACCGAAACCCTAATCGAACGCAAAGCTGGACCCATCGAATTCCCCACCAAATACGGGACGTTCACGATCTACGCCTACGAAACCGAAGTTGAGCCCGAACCCTTCATCGCGATTGTCAAAGGCGAAATCACCCCCGAACCCGTTCTCGTCCGGGTGCACAGCTCGTGCCTCACCGGGGATATTTTGGGTTCGCTGCGGTGTGATTGCGGCGACCAACTTGCCGCCGCGTTGCAGATGATCGAATCCGCCGGATCGGGCGTCGTCCTCTACATCGCCCAAGAAGGCCGGGGCATCGGCATTGTCAACAAGCTCCGCGCTTACGAACTACAAGATGGCGGGCTGGACACTGTCGAGGCCAACGAAGCGTTGGGGTTCAAACCGGATCAGCGCGATTACGGATTGGGCTCGCAGGTGTTGTACGACCTAGGGGTCCGCAAAATGCGGCTGATGTCCAACAACCCAGCCAAACGTGCAGGTCTGCAGGGGTTTGGGCTAGAGATCGTGGAAACGGTGCCTCTGATCACCCCACCCACCGAGCACTCGGAAAAGTACATCGAAACCAAGCGCGACAAAATGGGCCACATGATCCCCTAG
- a CDS encoding peptidase S10 has translation MPDDAVKQDAKNGEKKEDKRKLVEETPVTRDGVAGGHEYTVETGRLPIFDSDGEIEALMFYHYYRRKGGGVRPIIFSFNGGPGSPSLWLHLGTMGPKRVKMEADGDMPQPPFQLVDNPHNWLEFGDLVFIDPVGTGYSRAKDEETAQKFWSVKGDIESVGEFIRLFLSRKERWTSPLYLAGESYGTTRATGLSGYLVERGVAFSGLILVSSVLSFQTLRFNKGNDLPYAVYLPTYTATAHYHGKVTGDLKQLIDKARDFAFGAYWTALAKGSALEGEERSQIRAELSALTGLTETYLEHCDLRPDIWKFCKELCRDENRTVGRLDSRFKGIDATNRGVDEGPEHDPSMSLLMGPYTSLYNHYARTQCGYETDLEYCVFKGIKKPWDWGSAGDGHPDTSEALRKAMSRNPYMGVFVASGYYDLATPFFATEYTVSHLDLDASLRKNIEIKEYEAGHMMYIHEGSLEKLAAEVGEFVRRTQGVS, from the coding sequence ATGCCTGACGATGCGGTGAAGCAAGACGCGAAGAACGGAGAAAAAAAAGAAGACAAAAGGAAACTTGTCGAAGAAACGCCGGTGACCCGGGATGGGGTGGCCGGGGGGCACGAATACACTGTTGAGACCGGCCGCTTGCCGATCTTTGACAGCGATGGCGAAATCGAAGCCCTCATGTTCTACCACTACTACCGCCGCAAGGGCGGAGGCGTGCGCCCAATCATTTTCAGCTTCAACGGCGGGCCGGGATCGCCCAGCCTGTGGCTGCACTTGGGGACGATGGGGCCCAAACGGGTGAAAATGGAAGCCGACGGGGATATGCCCCAGCCGCCGTTCCAATTGGTGGACAACCCCCACAACTGGCTGGAATTCGGCGACCTGGTCTTCATCGACCCGGTGGGCACGGGTTACAGCCGCGCCAAAGACGAAGAAACCGCCCAAAAATTCTGGAGCGTCAAGGGGGATATCGAGTCAGTGGGGGAATTCATCCGGCTCTTTCTCTCGCGGAAAGAGCGGTGGACTTCCCCGCTCTATCTGGCTGGGGAAAGCTACGGCACCACCCGGGCCACCGGGCTCAGTGGGTATCTCGTCGAGCGCGGCGTCGCCTTCAGCGGCCTAATCCTTGTGAGTTCGGTACTCAGTTTCCAAACCCTCCGGTTCAACAAGGGCAACGACCTCCCTTATGCCGTTTACCTGCCCACCTACACGGCAACCGCCCACTACCACGGCAAGGTGACCGGAGACCTCAAGCAGCTGATCGACAAGGCGCGGGATTTTGCATTTGGCGCCTATTGGACAGCGCTCGCCAAGGGGTCGGCCCTAGAAGGCGAAGAGCGGAGCCAGATCCGGGCCGAGCTTTCCGCCCTCACCGGTTTGACCGAAACCTATCTCGAACATTGCGATCTGAGGCCGGACATCTGGAAGTTCTGCAAAGAGTTGTGCCGGGACGAAAATCGCACCGTCGGCCGATTGGATTCCCGGTTCAAGGGCATTGATGCCACCAACCGCGGAGTTGACGAAGGGCCAGAGCACGACCCTTCCATGTCTTTGTTGATGGGGCCCTACACCTCTTTGTACAACCACTACGCCCGCACCCAATGCGGATACGAAACCGATTTGGAGTATTGCGTCTTTAAAGGGATCAAGAAACCTTGGGACTGGGGCAGCGCCGGGGACGGCCACCCAGACACCAGCGAGGCCTTGCGCAAAGCCATGAGCCGGAACCCCTACATGGGCGTTTTTGTGGCATCAGGCTATTACGATTTGGCCACCCCGTTTTTTGCCACCGAGTACACGGTTTCCCACTTGGATCTAGATGCCTCACTCCGCAAGAACATCGAAATCAAAGAGTACGAGGCCGGACACATGATGTACATCCACGAAGGTTCGTTGGAAAAACTCGCCGCCGAAGTCGGCGAGTTTGTGCGCCGAACCCAGGGCGTCAGCTAA
- a CDS encoding HD domain-containing protein — MSGSIRGLMGHAAVALVRDAVRGTPFQGRVYLVGGAVRDALLGIPAKNDLDLVTEGDAEELASVIHAHDRKNVGSPQTFARFGTAMVMVAGTPVELVTARRESYSPESRKPETQPATLLEDALRRDFTVNALLLEIQNGEVVDLLGSGLADLSDRILRTPRDSAGTFHDDPLRMLRAVRFRHQLGFNFAPGLAEAIQSESFRLGVISQERIRDEFAKMLLGPFPAKALDDLSRLGLLSSWAPELEAMHGVSQGKWHTADVWGHTLQVVDNAAATGQAGGDRLILLLAALLHDVAKPVTRSVDANGDIRFFGHESVGAKMAAELCLRWRFSSGQASDVSLLVGSHMRLSGIKELTKPAARRIARDLGPQLENWFLLLDADANALKEGVRRLDLGTVRQRITELQTSESDSGWQSPLSGKEIMELTGIDPGPEVGRLKAEIERLVLDGVITPGDREGAKDALRRIISNGG, encoded by the coding sequence ATGTCGGGAAGCATTCGCGGGTTGATGGGCCATGCCGCGGTGGCACTGGTGCGCGATGCCGTCAGGGGCACGCCTTTCCAAGGCCGCGTTTACCTGGTGGGTGGAGCAGTCCGCGATGCGCTGCTCGGCATTCCGGCCAAAAACGACCTCGACTTGGTCACCGAAGGGGATGCGGAGGAACTGGCGTCCGTGATCCATGCTCATGACCGCAAGAATGTGGGATCACCTCAGACCTTTGCCCGATTCGGCACGGCGATGGTCATGGTTGCTGGAACCCCGGTCGAGTTGGTGACGGCGCGGCGCGAATCGTATTCTCCGGAATCCCGCAAACCCGAAACACAACCGGCGACATTGCTTGAAGATGCGCTCCGCCGGGATTTCACGGTCAATGCGTTGCTATTAGAAATCCAGAACGGGGAAGTGGTCGACCTTTTGGGGTCGGGCCTGGCCGATTTGTCGGACCGGATCTTGCGGACGCCCCGGGATTCAGCGGGCACCTTCCACGACGACCCCCTGCGCATGTTGAGGGCGGTGCGATTCCGCCACCAATTGGGCTTCAACTTCGCTCCAGGATTGGCGGAGGCGATCCAATCGGAGTCGTTCCGGCTGGGGGTGATATCCCAAGAGCGGATCCGCGACGAGTTTGCCAAAATGCTGCTTGGCCCGTTTCCGGCCAAGGCCCTTGACGATTTGAGCCGGCTCGGTCTGCTCAGCAGTTGGGCGCCCGAATTGGAGGCGATGCACGGCGTATCGCAAGGGAAATGGCACACTGCCGACGTGTGGGGGCACACTTTGCAGGTCGTGGACAACGCCGCGGCTACTGGCCAGGCGGGTGGGGATCGGCTGATCCTGCTTTTGGCGGCATTGCTCCACGATGTGGCCAAACCGGTCACGCGTTCAGTTGATGCAAACGGTGACATCCGCTTTTTTGGCCATGAAAGCGTGGGGGCCAAAATGGCGGCCGAGCTGTGTCTCAGGTGGCGATTTTCGAGTGGGCAGGCAAGCGACGTCTCGTTGTTGGTTGGCAGCCATATGCGACTGAGCGGGATCAAGGAGCTGACCAAGCCCGCGGCGCGGAGGATCGCCCGGGACTTGGGCCCGCAATTGGAGAATTGGTTCCTGCTGCTGGATGCGGATGCCAACGCACTCAAAGAGGGTGTGCGCCGGCTGGATTTGGGAACCGTTCGGCAAAGGATCACCGAGTTGCAGACGAGCGAATCGGACTCGGGATGGCAAAGCCCTCTTTCTGGCAAGGAAATCATGGAATTGACCGGGATCGATCCTGGACCTGAAGTGGGCCGGCTCAAAGCAGAGATCGAGCGGTTGGTCTTGGATGGCGTCATTACTCCGGGTGACCGCGAAGGGGCAAAAGACGCCCTAAGACGGATCATCAGTAACGGCGGTTAG
- a CDS encoding AI-2E family transporter: MHDFKSRNGFIIFWIVAIAVIGGVIYLVSPFLPAILWASVFSILLYPAFERLVAKGWKRGTAALAVTLVPAFVVTLPLAVAGSIAGVQVVSYAQQLLHDSGRGVGAETDVLRTLGDELDKTLKPLMDRVGATDIHMADVLDKNKAEIGRRISAPLSRGIQNFVFTVLTLVISLLTMFFMVRDGHNMKEPVLDLVPLPREDTEKILQQIANTVRSVFYSVVVVAGIQGGLALLLYWIVGVPGAIPLALLTTLFCTIPLLGAPVVYVPIGLSLLIQGKIWQGVLVLVIGFGLISTIDNVLRPLFIGARTKLHEIPVFFALIGGVVALGPVGLMAGPMLLTLFLALVDILRLRRDGDQSLEPA, translated from the coding sequence ATGCACGACTTCAAATCCCGCAATGGATTCATCATCTTTTGGATCGTGGCCATCGCCGTCATTGGCGGAGTCATCTATCTGGTTTCGCCGTTCCTGCCGGCGATTTTGTGGGCAAGTGTTTTTTCGATCTTGCTGTACCCGGCTTTCGAGCGGCTGGTTGCCAAGGGGTGGAAACGGGGGACGGCCGCCTTGGCTGTGACGCTTGTTCCGGCCTTCGTCGTGACATTGCCCTTGGCGGTGGCCGGTTCCATTGCGGGCGTGCAAGTTGTGAGCTATGCCCAGCAGCTGCTCCATGATTCTGGGCGTGGGGTTGGGGCAGAAACCGATGTGCTCCGAACGCTGGGCGACGAACTAGACAAGACGCTCAAACCGCTAATGGATCGAGTCGGGGCCACCGACATCCACATGGCCGATGTGCTGGACAAAAACAAAGCGGAGATCGGCCGCCGGATTTCTGCCCCATTGTCCCGCGGCATCCAGAATTTTGTGTTCACGGTCTTGACCTTGGTCATTTCGTTGCTGACGATGTTTTTTATGGTGAGGGACGGGCACAACATGAAGGAACCAGTTTTGGATTTGGTTCCTTTGCCCCGTGAAGACACCGAGAAGATCCTTCAGCAGATCGCAAACACAGTAAGGTCGGTTTTCTATTCGGTTGTGGTGGTTGCGGGGATCCAAGGCGGGCTGGCCCTGTTGCTTTATTGGATTGTGGGCGTCCCTGGCGCGATTCCTTTGGCGCTGCTCACGACCTTGTTTTGCACCATCCCCCTTTTGGGGGCACCGGTGGTTTATGTGCCGATCGGCCTGTCCTTGTTGATTCAGGGCAAGATCTGGCAGGGCGTCCTTGTCCTGGTCATCGGCTTTGGGTTGATCTCCACAATCGACAACGTTTTGCGGCCCTTGTTCATTGGGGCCCGGACGAAATTGCACGAAATCCCGGTCTTTTTTGCGTTGATTGGCGGGGTTGTGGCCTTGGGCCCGGTCGGGTTGATGGCGGGGCCGATGCTCCTCACCCTGTTCCTGGCCTTGGTCGACATCCTCCGGTTGCGCCGGGATGGTGACCAATCTTTGGAGCCCGCCTGA